The proteins below come from a single Triticum aestivum cultivar Chinese Spring chromosome 5D, IWGSC CS RefSeq v2.1, whole genome shotgun sequence genomic window:
- the LOC123120593 gene encoding uncharacterized protein: protein MGMDAINNNNNVSAVAPPSSMWTSTSRRWRPSLASGLRAALACTIVGVVSVYAPPPLKRHLTFPAFSYVVTVIIVTDATVGTALRATASALHATVMGAVPSVLALWLAHRTGAAESVLATSAVVALSTFAVALPESPGPVAKRIALGQIIIIYVAKFRRGDRTSHELVLEHPANVVLCTALGVAAALLAVLLPCPRLATREVEDKSRAYMETAAERVRVLVDAFLLTANDTACVDDGQETAAASGRRRRWCMAACMSQANRLASASAALLRPIAAVKGDLQWERVPAVLRRWMPQQAVVDHGRIEMPIKGMEIALTSTAIAGTSPMICSSWLEHMRDQIRLSMLTTHRHHHCSSTAATSVAMTKTTINKQSPLMLTTDTMTTLLPERHEELSPFLFLFSMHLLRRGTLQQLASSHPDQTKTTTCSKVTPAVTAADESTDDDDFYLSEEEEEEGAHASSGEEEDQLQEHEAPNKTGDMEKTSKKQNMKSVWLRWGLEWERVMTAAKCAVSLGLAVLLGLLFNNDHGFWSGLIVATTMTAGRDSTWAVAIARAHGTAIGSVYGVLGCLLSQQPHLMELRFLALLPWIVLATFLKRSRAYGPAGGVAAALSGIIIVGRRYDEAPMAFTITRLVETFIGLSCTVATDLVFQRKARPTARARAQLHRCIAALRECVVGLAPTSSAKQQQQHKTLLEQVALLKKYAVEAGSEPNFLWLAPFPTSCYDKVHGSLSRIAQLIGLYQHARATLIDTAGGSRQLGADMKRFHSALSASLETLLEEDVDLEAGKGIFCEDMAVVKSFLGHAREALSQQQQEEEEEQLAAVCLGSIGFCMGEMMKEAQQLEAHMLNLSLQPCR from the exons ATGGGCATGGATgcaatcaacaacaacaacaacgtgagcGCGGTGGCACCGCCGTCGTCCATGTGGACCAGCACGAGCCGGCGCTGGCGCCCGTCCCTCGCGTCGGGCCTCCGTGCCGCCCTGGCCTGCACCATCGTGGGCGTCGTGTCCGTCTACGCGCCGCCGCCCCTCAAGCGCCACCTCACCTTCCCTGCCTTCTCCTACGTCGTGACCGTCATCATCGTCACGGACGCCACCGTCGGCACCGCCCTGCGCGCCACGGCCAGCGCGCTCCACGCCACCGTCATGGGCGCCGTCCCTTCCGTCCTGGCGCTGTGGCTGGCGCACCGCACGGGCGCCGCCGAGTCGGTGCTGGCCACGTCGGCCGTGGTGGCGCTGAGCACGTTCGCGGTGGCGCTGCCGGAGTCGCCGGGCCCCGTGGCGAAGCGGATCGCGCTGGGGCAGATCATCATTATCTACGTAGCCAAGTTCAGGCGAGGGGACCGCACGAGCCACGAGCTGGTGCTGGAGCACCCCGCCAACGTGGTGCTGTGCACGGCGCTGGGGGTGGCGGCCGCCTTGCTGGCGGTGCTGCTGCCTTGCCCGCGGCTGGCCACCCGGGAGGTGGAGGACAAGAGCAGGGCCTACATGGAGACCGCCGCGGAGAGGGTGAGGGTGCTCGTCGACGCGTTCCTCCTCACCGCCAACGACACCGCCTGCGTGGATGATGGCCAGGAAACAGCCGCGGCATCTGGTAGACGGCGGCGATGGTGCATGGCAGCGTGCATGTCACAGGCCAACCGTCTCGCGTCCGCAagcgccgccctcctccgccccaTCGCCGCCGTTAAG GGAGATTTGCAGTGGGAGAGAGTGCCAGCAGTGCTCAGGCGGTGGATGCCGCAGCAGGCGGTGGTAGACCACGGCCGCATCGAGATGCCCATCAAGGGAATGGAGATTGCGCTCACCAGCACGGCCATCGCCGGCACCAGCCCTATGATATGCAGCAGCTGGTTGGAGCATATGAGAGACCAGATACGCCTCTCCATGCTCACTACACATCGCCACCACCATTGCAGCAGCACCGCCGCCACCAGCGTCGCCATGACCAAGACGACCATCAACAAACAATCACCATTAATGTTGACTACCGATACGATGACGACGTTGTTGCCGGAGAGGCACGAGGAGCTGTCtcctttcctcttcctcttctccatgCATCTCCTCCGTCGTGGCACCCTGCAGCAGTTGGCCTCTTCTCATCCGGATCAGACCAAGACTACCACCTGCAGCAAGGTAACCCCGGCGGTCACAGCAGCCGACGAATCAACCGACGACGACGACTTCTACCTGtccgaagaagaagaggaagaaggagcacATGCCAGCAGCGGAGAAGAAGAAGACCAGCTGCAAGAACACGAGGCGCCAAATAAGACTGGCGACATGGAGAAGACGTCCAAGAAGCAGAATATGAAAAGCGTGTGGTTGAGGTGGGGGCTGGAATGGGAGAGGGTGATGACGGCGGCCAAGTGCGCCGTGTCGCTGGGCCTCGCCGTCCTTCTCGGCCTTCTCTTCAACAACGACCACGGCTTCTGGTCCGGCCTCATCGTCGCCACCACCATGACCGCCGGCCGTGACTCCACGTGGGCCGTGGCCATCGCGCGTGCGCACGGCACCGCCATCGGCTCCGTATACGGCGTGCTGGGCTGCCTCCTCTCGCAGCAGCCGCACCTCATGGAGCTCCGCTTCCTGGCGCTCCTCCCCTGGATCGTCCTCGCCACCTTCCTCAAGCGCAGCCGTGCATACGGCCCCGCGGGCGGTGTCGCCGCCGCGCTGTCAGGCATCATCATCGTGGGACGGAGGTACGACGAGGCGCCCATGGCCTTCACCATCACCAGGCTCGTGGAGACCTTCATTGGCCTGTCCTGCACAGTCGCGACGGACCTCGTGTTCCAGCGCAAGGCCAGGCCGACCGCCAGGGCCAGGGCGCAGCTCCACCGCTGCATCGCCGCGCTGCGGGAGTGTGTGGTTGGACTGGCACCCACGTCGTCagcgaagcagcagcagcagcacaagaCGTTGCTGGAGCAGGTGGCGCTGCTGAAGAAGTACGCGGTGGAGGCGGGCAGCGAGCCCAACTTTCTGTGGCTGGCGCCGTTCCCAACCAGCTGCTACGACAAGGTTCATGGCAGCCTGAGCAGGATCGCGCAGCTGATTGGGCTCTACCAGCACGCCCGAGCCACCCTCATCGACACCGCCGGCGGCAGCCGGCAACTAGGCGCGGACATGAAGCGCTTCCACAGCGCCCTCTCCGCGTCCCTGGAGACACTGCTTGAGGAGGATGTCGACCTTGAAGCCGGCAAAGGAATCTTCTGCGAGGACATGGCGGTGGTCAAGTCCTTCCTCGGACATGCGAGGGAGGCACTGtcacagcagcagcaggaggaggaagaagagcagtTGGCTGCTGTTTGCCTGGGCTCGATTGGGTTTTGCATGGGGGAGATGATGAAGGAGGCACAGCAGCTGGAGGCTCACATGCTGAACCTCAGTCTCCAACCTTGTCGCTGA
- the LOC123120594 gene encoding THO complex subunit 4B, translating to MADALDMSLDDLISKNKSSSQRGRGRRNPASGSGSGSASGGPAPAGRRFQARAATRAAAAPYHQFNFQPPAPAVFAYAAQQAHAHAHAQAMAMVAPPTGVETGTKLYISNLDYNVSNEDIKELFAEVGDLKRYSINYDKSGRSKGTAEVIFSRKSDALAALKRYNNVQLDGKPMKIEVIGTNIEAPPPPAIFTLNTPTIGNFIPSYSGGRGRGGDGGRGWPRGRGGFGGRSAAGRGRGRGDVGRGRGRGGRGSQPVSANDLDADLDKYHSEAMQTS from the exons ATGGCGGACGCCCTGGACATGTCCCTCGACGACCTCATCTCCAAGAACAAGTCATCCTCCCAGCGCGGCCGTGGCCGCCGCAACCCGGCCTCGGGCTCGGGCTCTGGCTCCGCGTCGGGGGGACCCGCACCCGCCGGCCGCCGCTTCCAGgctcgcgccgccacccgcgctgCCGCCGCGCCCTACCACCAATTCAACTTCCAGCCCCCG GCGCCGGCGGTTTTTGCATATGCTGCCCAGCAGGCCCATGCCCATGCCCACGCccaggcgatggccatggtggcgcCGCCGACCGGGGTCGAAACGGGCACCAAGCTGTACATCTCCAACCTCGACTACAATGTCTCCAACGAGGACATCAAG GAACTCTTTGCTGAGGTGGGCGATCTCAAGAGGTACTCCATTAACTACGACAAGAGTGGAAGATCAAAG GGAACTGCAGAGGTTATATTTTCAAGGAAATCAGATGCTCTAGCTGCTCTAAAGAGGTACAACAATGTGCAGCTTGACGGCAAACCTATGAAAATTGAGGTCATTGGAACAAATATTGaggcaccaccaccacctgctattTTTACTTTGAATACCCCGACGATAGGAAACTTCATTCCTTCCTACAG TGGCGGACGTGGAAGGGGCGGTGATGGTGGTCGGGGATGGCCTCGGGGCAGAGGTGGATTCGGCGGGCGTAGTGCTGCAGGGCGTGGTCGAGGGCGCGGTGATGTTGGCCGTGGGCGAGGGAGGGGAGGGCGTGGCAGTCAGCCGGTTTCTGCCAATGATCTAGACGCAGACTTGGACAAGTACCACTCGGAGGCGATGCAGACCAGCTAA
- the LOC123120595 gene encoding autophagy-related protein 8D, whose product MKSFKKEFTLEERANESAAMIAKYPGRIPVIVERFSRSNLPEMEKRKYLVPCDMPVGQFIFILRSRLHLSPGTALFVFVRDTLPQTANLMGSVYDSYKDKQDGFLYMCYSSEKTFG is encoded by the exons ATGAAATCCTTCAAGAAGGAATTCACCCTGG AGGAGAGGGCGAATGAGTCGGCCGCCATGATCGCCAAGTACCCCGGCAGGATCCCC GTGATTGTTGAAAGGTTTTCAAGGAGTAATCTTCCAGAAATGGAGAAGAGGAA GTACCTGGTTCCTTGTGACATGCCAGTTGGGCAGTTCATTTTCATCCTGCGCTCCAGGTTACATCTGTCTCCAGGGACGGCGCTTTTCGTGTTTGTGCGCGACACCTTGCCCCAGACCG CTAACCTGATGGGTAGCGTGTATGATTCGTACAAAGATAAGCAGGATGGCTTCCTCTACATGTGTTACAGCAGCGAGAAGACATTTGGGTGA
- the LOC123120592 gene encoding ABC transporter G family member 41 yields MSKVEMGEEEQEQDGIAVDDPEKKASSASGRLQLPPSSSLREALSSTSSLSLREQHHDEELELKWAAIERLPTWDRLHTSLPLNADGARPPEPVDVRRLGAADRRELVHTLIADIHKDNLRLLRHQRRRMDRVGVRQPTVEVRWRNLRVDAECQVVDGKPLPTLLNSAISTLSLLTTMLGFNRNQERIHILKDVTGILKPSRMTLLLGPPGCGKTTLLLALAGKLNKSLKVTGEIDYNGVKLQDFVPEKTAAYIGQYDLHVPEMTVRETLDFSARFQGVGSRAEIMKEVIRREKEAGITPDPNIDTYMKAISVEGLERSMQTDYIMKIMGLDICADVLVGDAMRRGISGGEKKRLTTGEMIVGPSKALFMDEISTGLDSSTTFQIVSCLQQLAHISESTILVSLLQPAPETYELFDDIILMAEGQIVYHGPKGYIMSFFESCGFKCPERKGSADFLQEVLSKKDQKQYWSRNEEGYNFVTVDQFCDKFKASQSGQNLAAELSKPYEESKGHKNALSFSIYSLSKWDLLKACFARELLLMKRNAFIYISKSIQLGLLAVITGTVFLRTRMGVDRIHANYYMGSLFYALLLLMVNGFPELAMAINRLPVFYKQRDDYFYPAWAYAIPSFILKIPVSLVESIAWTTISYYLIGYTPEASRFFCQLLVLFLIHTVTLSMFRCVASYCQTMVAGSVGGTMAFLATLLFGGFIIPRSFMPNWLKWGFWLSPLSYGEIGLTGNEFLAQRWLEIKISGVALGRRILMDQGLDFSSYFYWISIGALLGFTLLFNVGFAIGLTIKKVPGTSRAIISRNKLTTFDGRDQDNNAENRRPKLQAETALSPNRTGRMVLPFTPLIISFQDVNYYVDTPAEMREHGYMEKKLQLLHNITGAFQPGVLSALMGVTGAGKTTLLDVLSGRKTGGVIEGDIRIGGYPKIQQTFARISGYCEQTDVHSPQITVGESVAYSAWLRLPPEVDAKARNEFVNEVLETIELDEIRDSLVGIPGVNGLSTEQRKRLTIAVELVSNPSIIFMDEPTSGLDARAAAIVMRAVKNVADTGRTVVCTIHQPSIDIFEAFDELMLMKRGGELIYAGPVGHHSCEVIQYFQAIPGVPSIKDKYNPSTWMLEVTSTSMELQLGVDFAQIYRESSMCKDKDMLVKRLSIPVPGTSDLHFSTQFPQKFREQFKACLWKQCLSYWRTPSYNLVRMVFITVACIFFGVLFWQKGNINHINDQQGLITILGCMYGTTLFSGINNCQSVMPFVSVERSVVYRERFAGMYSPWAYSFAQVAMEIPYVLVQVVIFMLIAYPMIGYEWTAAKFFWFMYTMLCTLFYFLYLGMMIVSLTPNIQIASILASMFYTLQNLMSGFIVPAPQIPKWWIWLYYISPMSWTLNVFFTTQFGDHDDRMIDVFGETKSVAAFMRDYFGFRRDLLPLAAVALAAFPVLFAALFGYNISKLNFQRR; encoded by the exons ATGAGCAAGGTGGAGATGGGCGAGGAGGAACAAGAACAAGATGGTATAGCGGTGGATGATCCGGAGAAGAAGGCGTCGTCTGCGAGCGGCAGGCTGCagctgccgccgtcgtcgtcgttgaGGGAGGCGCTCTCCTCGACCTCCTCCTTGTCCCTCAGAGAGCAGCACCACGACGAGGAGCTGGAGCTCAAGTGGGCGGCCATCGAGCGGCTGCCCACCTGGGACAGGCTCCACACCTCGCTCCCTCTCAATGCCGACGGCGCTCGTCCGCCGGAGCCGGTGGACGTGCGCCGGCTGGGGGCGGCGGACCGGCGGGAGCTGGTGCACACCCTCATCGCCGACATCCACAAGGACAACCTCCGCCTGCTCCGGCACCAGCGCCGGAGGATGGACAGGGTCGGCGTACGGCAGCCCACGGTGGAGGTACGGTGGCGGAACCTTCGCGTCGACGCCGAGTGCCAGGTCGTCGATGGCAAGCCGCTCCCCACGCTCCTCAACTCCGCCATCTCCACGCTCTCG CTGCTCACCACCATGCTCGGCTTCAACCGTAACCAAGAAAGGATCCACATCCTCAAAGATGTCACCGGCATCCTCAAACCTTCCAG GATGACCCTTCTCCTTGGACCCCCAGGCTGTGGCAAAACCACCCTTTTGCTAGCACTTGCTGGAAAGCTCAACAAAAGTCTCAAG GTAACAGGAGAAATTGACTACAATGGTGTCAAGCTGCAAGATTTTGTTCCAGAGAAGACAGCAGCTTACATTGGCCAGTATGATCTTCATGTCCCTGAGATGACTGTCAGGGAGACGCTCGACTTCTCTGCGAGATTCCAGGGCGTTGGCAGCAGAGCAG AAATCATGAAGGAAGTCATTAGACGGGAGAAGGAGGCTGGGATCACCCCTGACCCCAACATAGATACGTACATGAAG GCAATATCTGTGGAAGGTTTAGAAAGAAGCATGCAAACAGACTACATTATGAAG ATAATGGGACTTGACATATGCGCTGATGTACTAGTAGGAGATGCCATGAGAAGAGGTATTTCAGGCGGTGAGAAGAAAAGACTAACCACAG GAGAGATGATAGTAGGACCATCAAAAGCGCTCTTCATGGATGAAATATCAACTGGGCTGGACAGTTCTACCACCTTCCAAATTGTTTCTTGTCTCCAACAGCTAGCTCATATATCAGAGTCTACCATACTGGTCTCACTCCTTCAACCAGCACCAGAGACTTACGAActttttgatgatattatcttgATGGCTGAAGGACAAATCGTTTACCATGGCCCTAAGGGCTACATTATGAGTTTCTTTGAATCATGTGGCTTTAAATGCCCCGAAAGAAAAGGGAGCGCTGACTTCCTTCAAGAG GTCCTGtcaaaaaaagatcagaaacaatACTGGAGCCGCAACGAAGAAGGATATAATTTTGTTACAGTTGATCAATTCTGTGATAAGTTCAAAGCATCTCAAAGTGGTCAGAATCTTGCTGCGGAGCTTTCGAAGCcgtatgaagaatctaaaggacaTAAGAATGCCCTGTCCTTCAGTATCTACTCATTATCCAAGTGGGATCTACTCAAGGCATGTTTTGCACGGGAGCTCCTTCTTATGAAAAGGAATGCCTTCATCTACATATCAAAATCCATTCAG CTTGGATTACTTGCTGTTATTACTGGGACAGTATTTCTGCGCACACGTATGGGTGTTGACAGAATTCATGCTAACTATTATATGGGTTCACTCTTCTATGCACTCCTGCTGCTGATGGTGAATGGATTCCCTGAGCTGGCCATGGCAATTAACAGACTGCCAGTCTTCTACAAACAGAGAGATGACTACTTCTATCCTGCATGGGCTTATGCAATACCATCTTTTATCCTAAAGATTCCAGTCTCCTTAGTTGAGTCAATAGCTTGGACAACAATATCCTACTACCTGATTGGCTATACCCCGGAAGCATCCAG ATTTTTCTGTCagctcctcgtcctcttcctcatcCACACAGTAACATTATCAATGTTTCGATGTGTGGCCTCATACTGTCAAACAATGGTGGCTGGTTCAGTCGGTGGTACAATGGCATTTCTAGCGACCCTTCTGTTTGGGGGTTTCATAATTCCTCGCT CATTTATGCCTAATTGGCTAAAGTGGGGATTTTGGCTTTCTCCATTGTCATATGGTGAAATAGGCTTAACTGGAAATGAGTTTTTGGCACAAAGATGGTTGGAG ATCAAGATATCTGGTGTAGCACTTGGAAGGAGGATCCTAATGGATCAAGGGCTAGACTTCTCCAGCTATTTTTACTGGATCTCAATTGGAGCATTGCTTGGGTTTACATTGTTGTTCAATGTAGGCTTCGCCATAGGCTTGACCATTAAAAAGG TTCCAGGAACTTCTCGAGCTATTATCTCTCGCAATAAGCTTACCACATTTGATGGAAGAGACCAAGATAACAATGCTGAAAATAGGAGGCCTAAGTTACAAGCAGAGACTGCTTTGTCTCCAAATAGGACTG GGAGGATGGTATTGCCTTTCACGCCCCTTATAATATCATTCCAGGATGTCAACTACTATGTAGACACCCCTGCG GAAATGAGGGAGCATGGTTACATGGAAAAGAAACTACAGCTACTCCACAATATCACAGGAGCATTCCAGCCAGGGGTTCTCTCGGCACTCATGGGGGTTACTGGAGCGGGAAAAACaacactccttgatgttctttctGGAAGGAAAACTGGTGGTGTTATTGAAGGGGATATAAGAATAGGAGGGTATCCTAAAATTCAGCAGACTTTTGCTAGGATATCAGGCTACTGTGAACAAACTGATGTCCATTCCCCACAGATCACAGTGGGTGAATCGGTTGCATATTCAGCCTGGTTGCGCCTTCCACCAGAAGTTGATGCAAAAGCAAGAAAT GAATTTGTGAACGAAGTTCTTGAAACAATTGAATTGGACGAAATTAGAGATTCTTTGGTCGGAATACCAGGGGTAAATGGACTATCAACAGAGCAAAGGAAACGGCTCACGATTGCAGTCGAGCTCGTGTCTAACCCCTCAATCATATTTATGGACGAGCCAACATCAGGCTTGGATGCAAGGGCAGCTGCTATTGTCATGCGTGCAGTGAAGAATGTTGCAGACACAGGTCGAACGGTTGTGTGCACCATTCACCAACCAAGTATCGATATATTTGAGGCATTTGATGAG TTGATGCTGATGAAAAGGGGTGGAGAGTTGATCTATGCTGGGCCAGTTGGACACCATTCATGTGAAGTCATCCAGTATTTCCAG GCAATACCTGGGGTTCCCAGTATCAAGGACAAGTACAACCCATCAACATGGATGCTAGAAGTTACTTCTACATCTATGGAACTTCAACTGGGAGTAGATTTTGCACAAATCTACAGGGAATCATCAATGTGCAA GGACAAGGACATGCTGGTGAAGCGCTTGAGCATACCAGTTCCTGGTACAAGTGACCTCCATTTCTCAACCCAGTTTCCGCAGAAGTTTCGGGAGCAATTCAAAGCTTGCCTCTGGAAGCAGTGTTTGTCGTATTGGAGAACTCCTTCTTACAACCTGGTGCGGATGGTATTCATAACAGTGGCCTGCATTTTCTTTGGTGTGTTATTCTGGCAGAAAGGCAACATCAACCACAT AAACGACCAGCAAGGTCTCATCACCATATTGGGGTGCATGTATGGAACCACTCTGTTCAGTGGCATCAACAACTGCCAATCAGTGATGCCTTTTGTCTCCGTTGAACGCTCCGTCGTGTACAGGGAGAGGTTCGCAGGGATGTACTCTCCTTGGGCCTACTCCTTTGCGCAG GTTGCCATGGAGATACCTTATGTGCTGGTGCAGGTAGTGATCTTCATGTTGATAGCATATCCGATGATAGGGTACGAGTGGACAGCAGCAAAGTTCTTTTGGTTCATGTACACCATGTTGTGCACGCTGTTCTACTTCCTCTACCTGGGAATGATGATTGTGTCGCTCACCCCCAACATCCAAATCGCATCCATACTTGCATCCATGTTCTACACCCTACAGAACCTCATGTCCGGGTTCATCGTGCCTGCGCCT CAAATACCAAAATGGTGGATATGGCTCTACTACATCTCCCCAATGTCATGGACGCTCAATGTCTTCTTCACCACGCAGTTCGGAGATCACGATGACAGGATGATCGATGTATTTGGAGAGACCAAATCCGTCGCAGCATTCATGAGGGACTACTTTGGTTTTCGCCGTGACCTACTGCCACTGGCAGCGGTGGCCCTGGCAGCATTCCCGGTCCTCTTTGCCGCCCTCTTTGGTTACAACATCTCAAAACTCAACTTCCAAAGGCGATAG